The Vigna radiata var. radiata cultivar VC1973A unplaced genomic scaffold, Vradiata_ver6 scaffold_290, whole genome shotgun sequence genome has a window encoding:
- the LOC106754325 gene encoding G-type lectin S-receptor-like serine/threonine-protein kinase At4g27290, which translates to MGVIHALVIIFACILVLSLEISGANDSINVVQFLRDGNTLVSKGGKFELGFFSPGSSQKRYLGIWYKNIPVPTYVWVANGANPINDSSGILTVNTTGNLVLTQNGSLVWHSNNSHKQAQNPVVEMLDSGNLVIRNEGETNPEEYLWQSFDYPSDTLLPGMKLGWDLRTGLERKYTAWRSQDDPSPGDVSRVLKLYSYPEIYMMKGTQKLLRYGPWNGEYFSGMPDLLNNTIFGLSFVSNEDEIYYTYTLVNDSVPTRTVTNQSGTIVRYVWKEDEKTWKIYRKYPKESCDNYDSCGPNGLCVRTQSQPCICLKGFSPKSPENWNSSDWSEGCERNKALNCNSDVFVLFKGLKVPATTDTWLNKSIGLKECKVKCLKDCSCMAYTNSDIRNGGSGCVLWFGDLIDMKQIETGGQDLYIRMNASEAEPRPTNNTRTIVASTVATICGVLFLLSTYIIFRLQRNKADISKKYVDDLDVQLFDLATIGKATNNFSTENIIGEGGFGHVYKGKIDGKEIAVKTLSRSSWQGVTEFINEVNLTAKLQHRNLIKLLGCCIRGEKRMLIYQYMENGSLDSLIFDDEKGKFLEWPQRFQIICGIARGLMYLHQDSPLRIIHRDLKASNILLDKTFNPKISDFGVSRSFGVDQFEGSTSRVVGTCGYMAPEYAIDGLFSEKSDVFSFGILVLEIVSGKRNRGLYQTDKSLNLVAHSWTLWKADKAIDFIASNMKTSSCVMSEVLRCLHVGLLCVQQYPDDRPTMKSVILMLESHIALAEPKEPGFLSRNVLPKDLGSNTKDTSSTNEVTITLLEPR; encoded by the exons ATGGGTGTTATTCATGCTCTTgttattatatttgcatgcaTACTTGTTCTCTCACTAGAAATTTCAGGAGCCAATGATTCAATCAACGTGGTCCAGTTTCTGAGGGATGGGAATACTTTGGTATCAAAAGGTGGAAAGTTTGAACTTGGATTCTTCAGCCCTGGTAGTTCCCAGAAACGTTATTTGGGAATTTGGTACAAGAATATCCCAGTTCCAACGTATGTTTGGGTTGCTAATGGGGCCAACCCCATCAATGATTCCTCAGGCATCCTTACAGTGAACACCACAGGCAATCTTGTTCTCACCCAAAATGGTTCTCTTGTTTGGCACTCCAACAACTCTCACAAACAAGCACAGAATCCGGTGGTAGAAATGTTGGATAGTGGCAATCTTGTGATAAGAAATGAGGGAGAAACAAACCCAGAAGAGTATTTGTGGCAAAGCTTTGATTATCCATCTGATACACTCTTGCCAGGGATGAAGCTAGGATGGGACCTCCGAACTGGTTTGGAACGGAAATATACAGCATGGAGGAGTCAAGATGATCCATCCCCAGGTGATGTATCTCGGGTTCTGAAACTCTATAGCTATCCTGAGATTTATATGATGAAGGGTACACAAAAGTTGCTGAGGTATGGACCATGGAATGGCGAATATTTCAGTGGAATGCCAGATCTACTGAATAACACCATTTTCGGCTTGAGTTTTGTCAGCAATGAAGATGAGATTTACTACACTTATACCCTCGTCAATGATTCTGTCCCCACCAGAACTGTTACAAACCAATCAGGTACTATTGTTCGTTATGTGTGGAAGGAGGATGAGAAAACATGGAAAATATACAGAAAGTACCCGAAAGAGTCTTGCGACAATTATGACTCCTGTGGACCTAACGGATTATGTGTACGAACTCAATCACAGCCTTGCATTTGTTTGAAAGGTTTCAGTCCAAAATCACCAGAAAACTGGAACTCATCGGACTGGAGTGAAGGATGTGAGCGCAATAAAGCGTTGAATTGCAATAGTGATGTGTTTGTCCTATTTAAAGGGCTGAAAGTTCCAGCCACTACAGATACTTGGTTGAATAAGAGTATTGGTCTAAAGGAATGCAAAGTGAAGTGCTTGAAAGATTGTTCTTGCATGGCTTATACTAATTCAGATATCAGAAATGGAGGTAGTGGTTGTGTCTTGTGGTTTGGAGATCTCATTGACATGAAACAGATTGAAACTGGTGGACAAGACCTGTATATCAGGATGAATGCTTCCGAGGCAG AACCTCGACCGACCAACAACACACGAACGATAGTTGCTTCTACCGTTGCTACAATTTGTGgtgttctttttcttctaagtacttatattattttcagGCTCCAGAGGAACAAAGCTG atataagtaaaaaatatgtGGATGATCTGGATGTCCAACTGTTTGATCTAGCGACAATTGGAAAGGCCACTAATAACTTCTCCACAGAGAATATAATAGGAGAAGGTGGTTTTGGACATGTATACAAG GGAAAAATCGACGGGAAAGAAATTGCTGTAAAGACTCTATCAAGAAGCTCATGGCAAGGTGTGACAGAGTTCATCAATGAAGTAAACTTGACAGCAAAACTTCAGCATCGGAATCTTATTAAACTTCTTGGTTGCTGCATTCGAGGAGAAAAAAGAATGCTCATTTATCAGTACATGGAAAATGGCAGCCTAGACTCCCTTATTTTTG ATGATGAAAAAGGTAAATTTCTGGAGTGGCCTCAACGGTTCCAAATAATTTGCGGAATTGCAAGGGGCCTTATGTACCTTCATCAAGATTCCCCACTGAGGATCATCCACAGGGATCTCAAAGCTAGTAACATCTTACTCGATAAAACGTTCAATCCGAAAATATCAGACTTTGGTGTGTCGAGATCTTTTGGAGTAGACCAATTTGAAGGAAGCACAAGTAGAGTAGTGGGGACCTG TGGGTATATGGCACCAGAATATGCAATTGATGgattattttctgaaaaatctGACGTATTTAGCTTTGGAATTTTGGTGTTGGAGATTGTAAGTGGGAAGAGAAACAGAGGACTTTATCAGACGGATAAGAGTCTTAACCTTGTTGCTCAT tCATGGACATTATGGAAAGCTGACAAGGCAATAGATTTCATTGCCTCGAACATGAAGACATCATCGTGCGTAATGTCTGAAGTACTGCGTTGTCTCCATGTTGGTCTTTTGTGTGTGCAACAGTACCCAGATGATAGGCCTACAATGAAGTCTGTTATTCTAATGTTGGAGAGTCACATTGCACTGGCTGAGCCAAAAGAACCTGGTTTCCTTTCGAGAAACGTGTTACCTAAAGATTTAGGCTCAAATACGAAAGACACAAGTTCAACCAACGAAGTGACCATTACTCTGTTAGAACCTCGATGA